In Sedimentibacter sp. MB31-C6, one genomic interval encodes:
- a CDS encoding HRDC domain-containing protein, with protein sequence MGLLNRMKEPIFLKENSNAEEQLEKLKALEPLLNIEGQGIIRQDIKYLEYGIIGEKNIAFELKNSHMPMYIIHDIYLEDGDLSAQIDYLVFTKKICFVIECKNLYGDIEINSVGDFIRTIEFSGRKKREGIYSPITQNQRHLELMKKMRIDNKNNILAKFMLDKYFEDFTKSLVVLANPKTVLDARFAKKEISNKVIRADQLVKYIKTMYEKSKEPAFSDEGMLEWAQYYIDLHKEVVKDYTEKYEMYKINKSKSPQEATPAKGESSDAVDVVSSLEETNIFKELRAYRLRKSREEKVKPYFIYNDNQLKDLISKMPRSKEELKTVSGFGEIKANKYGDDILQILNQY encoded by the coding sequence ATGGGTCTATTAAATAGAATGAAAGAACCTATCTTTCTTAAAGAGAATAGTAACGCTGAGGAGCAATTAGAAAAGCTTAAAGCTTTGGAGCCATTATTAAATATAGAAGGACAAGGTATAATAAGACAAGATATAAAGTACTTGGAATATGGAATAATTGGAGAGAAGAATATAGCATTTGAACTAAAAAACAGTCACATGCCTATGTACATAATACATGATATTTATTTGGAAGATGGAGATTTAAGTGCACAGATAGATTATCTTGTGTTTACAAAGAAAATCTGTTTTGTAATTGAATGTAAAAATTTATATGGGGATATTGAAATCAACAGTGTGGGGGATTTTATACGTACCATTGAATTTAGTGGAAGGAAGAAGAGGGAAGGTATATATTCACCTATTACACAGAACCAACGACACTTAGAGCTGATGAAAAAAATGAGGATAGATAATAAAAATAATATTCTTGCCAAGTTTATGTTGGACAAATACTTTGAAGATTTCACTAAATCACTAGTGGTACTTGCGAATCCAAAGACGGTCCTTGATGCTAGATTTGCAAAAAAAGAAATAAGTAATAAAGTGATACGTGCTGATCAATTAGTTAAATATATAAAAACTATGTACGAAAAGTCTAAAGAACCAGCATTTTCGGATGAGGGAATGCTTGAATGGGCACAATACTACATAGATTTACATAAGGAAGTCGTAAAAGACTATACAGAAAAATATGAGATGTATAAAATTAACAAATCGAAGAGCCCACAAGAAGCAACTCCAGCTAAAGGAGAAAGTAGTGATGCAGTAGATGTTGTATCATCATTGGAGGAAACAAATATATTCAAAGAATTAAGGGCATACCGATTAAGAAAAAGCCGAGAAGAAAAGGTAAAGCCTTATTTTATCTATAATGATAATCAATTAAAGGATTTAATTTCTAAGATGCCTAGAAGCAAAGAAGAATTGAAAACTGTGTCTGGATTTGGGGAGATTAAGGCGAATAAATATGGTGATGATATCCTGCAGATTCTGAATCAATATTAA